The proteins below are encoded in one region of Serratia symbiotica:
- the nrdF gene encoding class 1b ribonucleoside-diphosphate reductase subunit beta, protein MTSVKPIPSVHAINWNLIEDDKDLEVWNRLTANFWLPEKVPLSNDIPSWATLTAKEQQLTLRVFTGLTLLDTIQNTVGAPALMADALTPHEEAVYSNISFMEAVHARSYSSIFSTLCQTSDVDDAYRWSKENHALQKKANLILTHYHADDPLLMKVASVFLESFLFYSGFYLPMYWSSRAKLTNTADLIRLIIRDEAVHGYYIGYKFQKGLERVDVIRRQQVKNVAFDLLHDLYDNEVCYTQDLYDGVGWTEDVKTFLHYNANKALMNLGYEALFPPGMVEVSPAILSALSPNADENHDFFSGSGSSYVIGKAVNTEDEDWDF, encoded by the coding sequence ATGACTAGCGTTAAACCGATACCATCAGTGCACGCCATCAACTGGAACCTCATCGAAGACGACAAGGATCTGGAGGTGTGGAACCGCCTCACCGCCAATTTTTGGCTACCAGAGAAGGTGCCATTGTCAAACGACATTCCCTCCTGGGCCACGCTGACAGCGAAGGAACAGCAACTGACCCTCCGCGTATTCACCGGGTTGACGTTGCTGGACACCATTCAGAACACCGTAGGCGCGCCAGCATTGATGGCCGATGCGCTTACGCCGCATGAAGAAGCGGTGTATTCCAACATCAGCTTTATGGAAGCGGTCCATGCGCGTTCTTACAGTTCGATTTTCTCCACGCTATGCCAAACATCGGATGTGGACGATGCCTACCGTTGGAGCAAGGAAAACCACGCGTTGCAGAAAAAGGCCAACCTCATTTTGACGCATTATCACGCCGATGATCCGCTGTTAATGAAAGTCGCCAGCGTATTCCTGGAATCTTTCCTGTTCTATTCGGGCTTTTATCTGCCGATGTACTGGTCTAGCCGTGCCAAGTTGACCAATACCGCCGATCTGATCCGCCTGATCATCCGCGATGAGGCGGTGCACGGCTACTATATCGGCTATAAATTTCAGAAAGGGCTGGAGAGGGTAGATGTTATACGCCGCCAACAGGTGAAAAACGTTGCCTTCGACCTGTTGCATGATCTTTATGACAATGAGGTGTGTTACACCCAAGATCTGTATGACGGTGTAGGCTGGACGGAAGACGTCAAAACCTTCCTGCATTACAACGCCAACAAGGCGCTGATGAATCTCGGCTATGAGGCACTGTTCCCACCAGGAATGGTGGAGGTCAGCCCGGCGATCCTGTCGGCACTGTCGCCAAATGCCGATGAGAATCACGACTTCTTCTCCGGTTCAGGTTCATCCTATGTGATTGGTAAAGCAGTCAATACCGAGGATGAGGACTGGGATTTCTGA